In Microbulbifer salipaludis, a genomic segment contains:
- a CDS encoding DsbC family protein: MTFLAKPLSALVAAVSLLAGHAAFADVDAAVAKQIKAKLAAGNPQATFGDVRESPMPGLYEVDVNGGNVLFVSKDGGHFIAGDLFEVGPQKVVNLSEQRRGQHRSEVMGQQNLDDMIVFSPKGKPKAHIYVFTDVDCGYCRKLHDDVPELNRRGIEVRYLAFPRAGLNSVGYRKVATAWCADDPNKTLTDLKNRKNVPLKVCNNNPVAAQYKLGNEVIDVRGTPTIVMEDGTVVPGYLPPETLVKALGI, from the coding sequence ATGACATTTCTTGCCAAGCCACTTTCTGCTCTTGTTGCCGCAGTGTCTCTATTGGCGGGACACGCCGCATTCGCAGATGTGGATGCCGCTGTTGCCAAGCAGATCAAGGCCAAACTGGCCGCAGGCAACCCCCAGGCGACGTTCGGCGACGTACGCGAGAGCCCAATGCCGGGCCTGTATGAGGTGGACGTAAACGGCGGCAATGTTCTGTTCGTTTCCAAAGACGGTGGTCACTTTATCGCGGGCGATCTGTTTGAAGTGGGGCCGCAGAAAGTGGTCAATCTCTCCGAGCAGCGTCGCGGTCAGCATCGCTCGGAAGTGATGGGCCAGCAGAACCTGGACGATATGATCGTCTTTTCCCCCAAGGGCAAGCCAAAAGCACATATCTACGTGTTTACCGACGTGGACTGTGGTTATTGCCGCAAGCTGCACGACGATGTGCCCGAGCTGAATCGCCGCGGCATTGAAGTGCGCTATCTGGCGTTTCCCCGCGCCGGCCTGAATTCGGTCGGATACCGCAAGGTGGCTACGGCCTGGTGTGCGGACGATCCGAACAAGACCCTGACCGACCTGAAAAACCGCAAGAATGTGCCGCTCAAAGTCTGCAACAACAACCCGGTAGCCGCGCAGTACAAGCTGGGTAACGAGGTGATTGATGTGCGTGGCACACCCACCATCGTGATGGAAGATGGCACGGTCGTGCCGGGCTATCTGCCGCCGGAGACCCTGGTGAAGGCACTGGGTATCTGA
- the xerD gene encoding site-specific tyrosine recombinase XerD codes for MNVFPDAQQLIGSWLDMLWAERGVSEHTRAAYGRDLKGFASYSAQVGKHLGQVAREDVLAYLGARHAAGHSARSSARALAALRSFYRHCLRQRLIDHDPVALIDNPKVPKPLPKSLSEADVEALLDAPDTDTPIGLRDRAMFELLYACGLRVSELVELSMSQLNLRQGVVRVFGKGSKERLVPMGRAAERWLERYLRSARPQLLAMGESDACFPGRAGKAMTRQTFWYRIKHWAKVAGIEKPLSPHTLRHAFATHLLNHGADLRVVQLLLGHSDLSTTQIYTAVARARLQALHGEHHPRG; via the coding sequence ATGAATGTTTTTCCCGATGCACAACAATTGATTGGCAGCTGGCTGGATATGCTGTGGGCCGAGCGCGGCGTGAGTGAGCATACCCGCGCCGCCTACGGGCGCGATCTGAAAGGCTTTGCGTCCTACAGTGCGCAGGTGGGCAAGCATCTCGGCCAGGTAGCCAGGGAGGATGTGTTGGCCTATCTCGGAGCGCGCCACGCTGCCGGTCACTCGGCCCGCTCCAGTGCCCGTGCGCTGGCGGCACTGCGTAGCTTCTACCGCCACTGTCTGCGTCAGCGGCTTATTGATCACGACCCGGTTGCGTTGATCGACAATCCCAAGGTGCCCAAGCCCTTGCCGAAGTCGTTGTCTGAGGCGGATGTGGAGGCGTTGCTGGATGCCCCTGACACGGATACACCCATCGGTCTGCGCGACCGCGCCATGTTCGAGCTGCTTTATGCCTGTGGCTTGCGAGTGAGTGAACTGGTGGAGCTCAGTATGTCCCAGCTGAACCTGCGTCAGGGCGTCGTGCGGGTGTTTGGCAAGGGCAGCAAGGAGCGTCTGGTGCCCATGGGGCGGGCTGCAGAGCGCTGGCTTGAGCGCTACCTGCGGTCAGCGCGGCCTCAGCTTCTGGCGATGGGGGAGAGCGATGCCTGCTTTCCGGGGCGTGCCGGCAAGGCAATGACCCGCCAGACCTTCTGGTATCGGATCAAGCACTGGGCCAAGGTGGCGGGCATTGAAAAGCCCTTGTCACCCCACACCCTGCGCCATGCCTTTGCCACGCACCTGCTGAACCACGGGGCCGATCTCCGGGTGGTGCAGCTGCTACTGGGCCACTCCGATCTTTCCACGACACAGATCTATACCGCGGTGGCGCGAGCCCGCCTGCAGGCTTTGCATGGGGAGCATCACCCCAGAGGGTGA